The genomic window GGTGGTTCGCAGGTAAGGACCATAGTTCTTCAGTTAAGGGGTGAGGCCGGGGCTATGCAGGTAAAGGAGCCTGTGTTTGGTCTGGTGCATAATATAGGCGGCGTTGGCCTTTACGGCAACGTAACAATACTGGGGAGGGAATAAAATGGCTAGCAAAGACATTGATGTAAGATTCAGCAAGTTTGGTACAATCAGTTTCACCTCCACAACAAAGGTAAACGATTTTATAGACAGGATTGAGCAGGGAAAGATATCAGGCACCATATGCAAGGGGTGCGGGGCAAAATATTTTCCGCCCAGGGCAGACTGCTGCAAATGTTTTACAAGCAGCATGGATTGGTTTGATGTAAACGGCAAAGGAAAGCTGCTTACATACAGCAAGCTGGAGTATGCCCCGATAGGTTTTGAAAATGACCTCCCCTACTGTATCGCAGTGGTTGATTTTGGCGAATACAAGGCATTCGGCAGGCTCAGCGGGGATATTGCTGACAGTGAAATAACGGGCGGTATGGAGCTTAAGGCAGCAGTGAACAAGCTCCCCAATGGACAGCTCAACTACGTTTTTGAAAAGGCATAGACTGCGTTTCAAAAACCAATAATAAACACTCTGTAGAGACAAGGCATGCCTTGTCTCTACTTTTTTATGGGCCTGTAGCTTTATATGAAGTTGGGCACCAGGTGATTTTATTTGGACAGTGATAAAACAGAACATGATTCAACCGCTATTCCGGCTCATCCCGGATGGC from Desulfatiglans sp. includes these protein-coding regions:
- a CDS encoding Zn-ribbon domain-containing OB-fold protein — its product is MASKDIDVRFSKFGTISFTSTTKVNDFIDRIEQGKISGTICKGCGAKYFPPRADCCKCFTSSMDWFDVNGKGKLLTYSKLEYAPIGFENDLPYCIAVVDFGEYKAFGRLSGDIADSEITGGMELKAAVNKLPNGQLNYVFEKA